Proteins encoded by one window of Collimonas fungivorans:
- a CDS encoding DUF2239 family protein: MSTVTPHPVIAFAGAQRIASGQLALVALKAKELLDRNDAATILIFDDITSEQVEVDFRGSAEQVLQRLSATEAVAAAAEHPPCAPETARGPGRPKLGVVGREVTLLPRHWDWLNQQSGGASVALRKLVEEAKRRSEERDQVRKAQESAYRFMSAMAGNQVNFEEATRAFFAGDQLRFEELSEAWQIDIRDHARTLAARAFVSAE; encoded by the coding sequence ATGAGCACAGTTACCCCACACCCGGTCATCGCTTTTGCCGGCGCCCAGCGCATCGCTTCCGGCCAGCTGGCGCTGGTGGCCTTGAAAGCAAAAGAACTGCTCGACAGGAACGACGCGGCAACCATCCTGATTTTCGACGACATCACCAGCGAACAGGTCGAGGTCGATTTCCGCGGCAGCGCCGAGCAGGTATTGCAGCGCCTGTCGGCGACCGAAGCCGTGGCTGCCGCGGCAGAACATCCCCCCTGCGCACCGGAAACGGCGCGCGGCCCGGGACGCCCTAAACTGGGCGTGGTCGGCCGCGAGGTCACCCTGCTGCCGCGTCATTGGGATTGGCTCAACCAGCAATCGGGTGGCGCTTCGGTAGCGCTGCGCAAATTGGTCGAGGAGGCAAAACGCCGCAGCGAAGAGCGCGACCAGGTACGCAAGGCGCAGGAATCGGCCTACCGCTTCATGTCGGCCATGGCCGGCAACCAGGTCAATTTTGAAGAAGCGACACGTGCCTTTTTTGCCGGGGACCAGCTGCGCTTCGAGGAATTGAGCGAGGCCTGGCAGATAGACATTCGCGACCATGCCAGGACCCTGGCCGCCCGGGCCTTCGTCTCGGCTGAATAA
- a CDS encoding branched-chain amino acid ABC transporter permease — translation MEFTFITLLNGLSYGLLLFLLSSGLTLIFSMLGVLNFAHASFYMLGAYFAYAISVKLGFWPALLLAPLLVALLGALVERFGLRHVRRHGQVAELLFTFGLSYVIVELVQLAWGKSALPYAIPKQLDGPLFTFYSTTFPICRGFMMLLALLVLLAASWLLKRSRTGLLIQAALTHPQMVEALGHNVPRIFTLVFAAGCGLAGLAGVVGGNAFVTEPGMAAGVGSIIFVVVVVGGLGSLRGAFLASLLIAILQTYAVALDVSLAGGLAHWGVVLDPDAAVYPLLQLTLAQLAPVLPYLLLVLVMLLRPRGLSGVRD, via the coding sequence ATGGAATTTACTTTCATCACTTTGCTGAACGGCCTCAGTTACGGCTTGCTGCTGTTCCTGTTGTCGTCGGGACTGACGCTGATTTTCAGCATGCTGGGTGTGCTGAATTTTGCGCATGCGAGTTTTTACATGCTGGGTGCTTATTTCGCCTATGCGATCAGTGTCAAGCTCGGTTTCTGGCCGGCGCTGCTGCTGGCGCCGTTGCTGGTTGCTCTGCTGGGAGCGCTGGTCGAGCGCTTCGGATTGCGCCATGTGCGGCGCCACGGGCAGGTGGCGGAGCTGTTGTTCACTTTTGGCCTTTCCTACGTCATCGTCGAACTGGTGCAACTGGCCTGGGGCAAATCGGCGCTGCCGTATGCGATACCAAAGCAGCTCGACGGCCCGCTGTTCACCTTTTATTCGACCACATTTCCCATCTGTCGCGGCTTCATGATGCTGCTGGCTTTGCTGGTCCTGCTAGCCGCGAGCTGGCTGCTGAAGCGTTCGCGCACTGGTTTGCTGATCCAGGCGGCTCTGACCCATCCGCAGATGGTCGAAGCGCTCGGGCACAACGTGCCGCGCATTTTTACCTTGGTATTTGCGGCCGGTTGCGGCCTGGCAGGATTGGCGGGAGTGGTGGGCGGCAATGCCTTTGTCACCGAACCGGGCATGGCGGCAGGGGTCGGCAGCATCATTTTTGTGGTGGTGGTGGTCGGCGGCCTGGGTTCGCTGCGCGGGGCATTCCTGGCCTCGCTGCTGATCGCTATCCTGCAGACTTATGCGGTGGCGCTGGATGTATCTCTGGCCGGCGGCCTGGCGCATTGGGGGGTAGTCCTCGATCCAGATGCAGCGGTCTACCCGCTGCTGCAACTGACACTGGCCCAACTGGCGCCGGTGCTGCCTTACCTGCTGCTGGTGCTAGTCATGCTGCTGCGTCCGCGCGGTTTGTCGGGGGTGCGCGACTGA
- a CDS encoding branched-chain amino acid ABC transporter permease, whose translation MRKWIWLVFGLALLAAPWVFPQSAALSLLSQCGSMMILALSFNMLLGQTGMLSFGHAVCAGLAAFAAVHVMNRWAGGSPAALALVPLVGGCAGLLCGAVLGFITTRKSGTALSMISLALVELAAAGALMLPAWFGGESGISTDRVLGAPLFGIDFASQLQVYYLIAVWLFVCAAVMYGLTRTPLGRIANAVRDNPERAAFIGHDPRRVRYLMFMLSAFFAGIGGALTAINFEIASAENLGLLRSAQILLFTFIGGTGYFFGPMIGALVGVLFSALLSTYTRGWQLYLGLLFVIVVLFAPGGIAGVLVRLASVRRLTLSFLLPFLLRSAGLLLLAGGSVFLIEMLYRRTAGL comes from the coding sequence ATGCGAAAGTGGATCTGGCTGGTGTTCGGGCTGGCGTTGCTGGCGGCGCCCTGGGTGTTTCCGCAAAGCGCGGCGCTGTCGCTGCTGTCGCAGTGCGGCAGCATGATGATCCTGGCGCTTTCTTTCAACATGTTGCTCGGGCAGACCGGCATGCTGTCCTTCGGCCACGCCGTGTGCGCGGGCCTGGCGGCCTTTGCGGCAGTGCACGTGATGAACCGCTGGGCCGGCGGCAGTCCGGCCGCGCTGGCGCTGGTGCCGCTGGTCGGCGGTTGCGCCGGTTTGCTGTGCGGCGCCGTGCTCGGTTTTATCACTACCCGCAAATCGGGTACTGCCTTGTCCATGATCAGCCTGGCGCTGGTTGAACTGGCGGCGGCTGGCGCCTTGATGCTGCCGGCATGGTTCGGCGGCGAGAGCGGGATCAGCACCGATCGCGTGCTTGGTGCGCCGTTGTTCGGCATCGACTTTGCTTCACAGCTGCAGGTGTATTACCTGATCGCCGTCTGGCTGTTCGTCTGCGCCGCCGTCATGTACGGTCTGACGCGCACGCCGCTGGGCCGCATCGCCAACGCCGTGCGCGACAACCCGGAACGTGCGGCTTTCATTGGCCATGATCCGCGCCGCGTACGCTACCTGATGTTCATGCTGTCGGCGTTCTTCGCAGGTATCGGCGGCGCGCTGACCGCCATCAATTTTGAAATCGCCAGCGCCGAAAACCTGGGTTTGCTGCGTTCGGCGCAAATCCTGCTGTTTACCTTTATCGGCGGCACCGGCTATTTCTTCGGGCCGATGATAGGAGCCTTGGTCGGCGTGCTGTTTTCTGCCTTGCTTTCGACCTATACGCGAGGCTGGCAGCTGTACCTTGGCTTGCTGTTTGTGATCGTGGTGCTGTTTGCGCCCGGCGGCATCGCCGGCGTTCTGGTGCGGCTGGCCTCTGTTCGACGGCTGACGTTGTCATTTCTGCTGCCGTTTTTGCTGCGTTCTGCCGGCCTGCTGCTGTTGGCGGGCGGGTCCGTATTCTTGATTGAAATGCTGTACCGGCGGACGGCGGGCCTATGA